From the Pseudomonas monsensis genome, the window TGTACGGACTGTGCTTGCCTCGGCGTTCGCTCAACGGCCGCGCCGGTTCGCCTTCGAAGTCGATCAGGTAGGCATCGCCCTTGATCACCAGCACCTGGCCCAAATGCAGATCGCCGTGGACGCGAATCTGCAGACCGCCGACGGCTTTTTTCGCCAGATCCTGCACGTGGCCGAGAATGGTTTTTTTCTCGTCCAGCAGCGTCTTCACCAGCGTCTGGTCCGCCGCGTTGAGCTCGCCCTGATGCTGCTTGAGCAGTTTCAACGCGTGCTCGACCTGGGCAGCGATATCCTTGCCGGTCGCCTGCGCATCCTTGGCGGTTGACACCTGCGGCGCGAAATCGGGGTTGTCGGTCGGCGCAGCGAGCACCTTGTGCATTTCGCCCAGCCGCTGACCGAGCATGCCGGCGAAATCGCGCAACTCGCCCAAGGCGTTGTAATGCTGTTCCTGCTCGGACATGGCATCGGCGAGTTCATCGCGCAGCGCCCGTTCGAGGTTGTTTTGTGTCCATTCCCAGGCGTCGCCCTGATTGCTCAGATAGCCTTGGGCGATCATCAACAGATTGTCCTCACCCTGGGCATCGCGACGGATGACCGAACCCAGCAGTGGAGAGATATTGGCAAATCCGGCCTCGGTCAGGTAAGCGCTCATCTCCAGTTCCGGGTGTACGCCAGAAGCGACTTTACGTATCAGCTTGAGCACCAGGCTATTGCCGATCACCACCGAACTGTTCGACTGCTCGGCCGACAGATAGCGCACTTCCGATTCGGCACCGAGGCCGAGCGTCTCCAGCAGCGGCGTCGGCGCGAAACGGATCTCGCCCTCGGTCGATTCCAGCACAGTGTTGCTCTGCATGCCTTGCAGCACAGCGCGAATAAACGCTTCGAGGCTGAACGCATCGGTGATCAGACCGACCTGACGCACGCGCCGTACACGGGCCAAAGCCAATTGTTGCGGCAACGCCGGCCCGACCTGATCCTCGGAGATAAAGCCGTACGGCAATTGATAACGGCTGGTCTGCCCGCCGCGGGTCACTTCGATTTCGCTGAGCAGTACCGGATGCTGGGCATCGCCGAAGCGCACGCCGTAAGCCAGATGCACCTTGTCGACGGCCGCATCCTTGCCGGCGAACCAACGGCGGTTTTGCAGCCAGCTCGGCAGAATGCCTTGCTCCAGCGTCGCGCGCGAAGGTGCTTCGAGCAGTTCTTCCATGCGCTTTTTCAGCACCAGCGTGGTGAAGTCCGGCAGGCTTTGCGCCGGTTCTACATGCCAGCTCGGCATCTGGTTTTCCGCGGCCAGGGCAAACCAGTAGAAGCCGTACGGCGCCAGGGTCAGCAGGAAATTCAGCTGGCCGATCGGCGGGAACGCGTTACCGCCGAGCATCTCCACCGGCACCATGCCGACGTAGGCCGACAGGTCCAGCTCCGCCGCTTGTGCGCTGCGTGAAACGTTGGCCACGCAGAGAATGATCTCGTGCTTGCCGTCGGCGTCGGTAAATTCGCGGGTATAAGCCAGAATCCGCCGGTTGCTCGGCGAGAGCATTTTCAGCGTGCCACGGCCGAACGCCTTGGACTGTTTGCGCACGGCGAGCATGCGCCGCGTCCAGTTGAGCAGCGAGTGCGGATCACCGGCCTGGGTTTCGACGTTGACCGACAGATAGCCGTACTGCGGGTCCATGATCGGCGGCAGCACCAGACTGGCCGGATCGGCGCGGGAGAAGCCACCGTTGCGGTCGATCGACCATTGCATCGGCGTACGCACGCCGTCGCGGTCGCCAAGGTAAATGTTGTCGCCCATGCCGATTTCATCGCCGTAATACAGGGTCGGCGTGCCCGGCATCGACAGCAGCAGACTGTTCAGCAGTTCGACGCGACGGCGATCACGTTCCATCAACGGCGCCAGGCGCCGGCGGATACCGAGGTTGATCCGCGCCCGACGGTCAGCCGCGTAGTAATTCCACAGGTAATCGCGTTCCTTGTCGGTGACCATTTCCAGCGTCAGTTCATCGTGATTGCGCAGGAAGATCGCCCATTGACAGTTGGCGGGAATCTCCGGGGTCTGACGCAGAATGTCGGTGATCGGGAAACGATCTTCCTGGGCTAGCGCCATGTACATGCGCGGCATCAGCGGGAAGTGAAAGGCCATGTGGCATTCGTCACCGTTGACACCTGCGGCATCGGTGTCACCGAAGTACAGCTGGGTGTCTTCCGGCCATTGGTTGGCTTCGGCCAGCAGCATGCGGTCAGGGTAATTGGCGTCGATTTCGGCGCGGATCTGCTTGAGGACGTCGTGGGTCTCGGGCAGGTTTTCGTTGTTGGTGCCGTCGCGCTCGATCAGGTACGGAATGGCGTCGAGGCGCAGGCCGTCGATGCCCATGTCCAGCCAGTAACGCATCACCGACAGCACGGCTTTCATCACTTGCGGGTTGTCGAAGTTGAGGTCCGGCTGGTGCGAATAGAAGCGGTGCCAGAAGTACTGGCCGGCGACCGGGTCCCAGGTCCAGTTGGACTTTTCGGTGTCGAGGAAAATGATGCGGGTGCCGTCGTATTTCTGGTCGTCATCCGACCATACGTAGAAGTCCCGCGCCGCCGAACCGGGCTTGGCCTTGCGCGCCCGCTGAAACCACGGGTGCTGGTCGGAGGTGTGGTTGATGACCAGCTCGGTGATCACCCGCAAGCCGCGTTTGTGCGCCTCGGCGATAAAGCGTTTGGCGTCGGCCATCGTCCCGTAATCGCTGTGGACGCCACGGTATTCAGCGATGTCGTAGCCGTCGTCACGACGTGGCGAGGGATAGAAAGGCAGGAGCCAGATGGTATTGACGCCGAGTTCGGCAATGTAATCGAGCTTGGCGATCAGCCCGGGAAAGTCGCCGATGCCGTCATTGTTGGAGTCGAAAAACGATTTGACGTGTACCTGATAAATCACCGCGTCCTTGTACCAGAGCGGGTCTTTGATGAATGTGGCTGCCTTGGGTTTCTTCGCCATTTGAAACTCCTGCTGAATTCTCTGATGCCACAGGGTCACCCCTGTGGCGAGGGGATTGATCCCCGTTCGGCTGCGCAGCAGTCGTCAATTCAGACAACATGTCACAGCTGAAAAAAAGCGGGGCCGCTTCGCAGCCCAACGGGGATAAATCCCCTCGCCACACTGTTTGGCACATGGTTTAAGGGGCCGTAATCCGCCAGATACCGAACGGCTGATACCCCGGATCAATGCGCATGAACTGGTATTTACCGTGCCAGTCCCAGCGGTGCCCGTTCATCAAATCTTCGCCGTGCGTAGTGGCGTCATCGGGCAGACCCATTTCCCACAACGGCAGTTCAAAATTCGCTTCCTGCACGTTGTGCGGATCGAGGCTGACCGCCACCAGAATGAAGTTGCTGCCGTCCGCGCTGCGCTTGCCGAAATACAGAATGTTGTCGTTCCACGCGTTGTAGACCTTCAGCCCCAGGTGCGTGTGCAGCGCCGGGTTCTGCCGGCGTATACGGTTGAGCTGGGCGATTTCGGCAATGATGTTGCCGGGGGCGGTGAAATCGCGGACGCGAATCTCGTACTTCTCAGAATCGAGGTATTCCTCCTTGCCCGGCACCGGTGCCGACTCGCACAGCTCATACCCGGAATACATGCCCCACAAGCCCGAACCCATCGTCGCCAGCGCCGCACGGATCAGGAAACCCGGGCGCCCCGACTCATGCAGAAACGCCGGGTTGATGTCCGGGGTATTGACGAAAAAATTCGGCCGGTAGCACTCGCGCCACGGCGATTCATTCAGTTCGGTGAAATACGTGGCCA encodes:
- the treS gene encoding maltose alpha-D-glucosyltransferase, yielding MAKKPKAATFIKDPLWYKDAVIYQVHVKSFFDSNNDGIGDFPGLIAKLDYIAELGVNTIWLLPFYPSPRRDDGYDIAEYRGVHSDYGTMADAKRFIAEAHKRGLRVITELVINHTSDQHPWFQRARKAKPGSAARDFYVWSDDDQKYDGTRIIFLDTEKSNWTWDPVAGQYFWHRFYSHQPDLNFDNPQVMKAVLSVMRYWLDMGIDGLRLDAIPYLIERDGTNNENLPETHDVLKQIRAEIDANYPDRMLLAEANQWPEDTQLYFGDTDAAGVNGDECHMAFHFPLMPRMYMALAQEDRFPITDILRQTPEIPANCQWAIFLRNHDELTLEMVTDKERDYLWNYYAADRRARINLGIRRRLAPLMERDRRRVELLNSLLLSMPGTPTLYYGDEIGMGDNIYLGDRDGVRTPMQWSIDRNGGFSRADPASLVLPPIMDPQYGYLSVNVETQAGDPHSLLNWTRRMLAVRKQSKAFGRGTLKMLSPSNRRILAYTREFTDADGKHEIILCVANVSRSAQAAELDLSAYVGMVPVEMLGGNAFPPIGQLNFLLTLAPYGFYWFALAAENQMPSWHVEPAQSLPDFTTLVLKKRMEELLEAPSRATLEQGILPSWLQNRRWFAGKDAAVDKVHLAYGVRFGDAQHPVLLSEIEVTRGGQTSRYQLPYGFISEDQVGPALPQQLALARVRRVRQVGLITDAFSLEAFIRAVLQGMQSNTVLESTEGEIRFAPTPLLETLGLGAESEVRYLSAEQSNSSVVIGNSLVLKLIRKVASGVHPELEMSAYLTEAGFANISPLLGSVIRRDAQGEDNLLMIAQGYLSNQGDAWEWTQNNLERALRDELADAMSEQEQHYNALGELRDFAGMLGQRLGEMHKVLAAPTDNPDFAPQVSTAKDAQATGKDIAAQVEHALKLLKQHQGELNAADQTLVKTLLDEKKTILGHVQDLAKKAVGGLQIRVHGDLHLGQVLVIKGDAYLIDFEGEPARPLSERRGKHSPYKDVSGVLRSFDYAAAMTINVHNVDHSADSEAARHRVAQRYLREAREAFVEAYRQAAASLEHAWQDPEGADAALALFGLEKAAYEVAYEAENRPTWLPVPLHGLYGLLTGLKPFSDLGGE